A DNA window from Coffea arabica cultivar ET-39 chromosome 6c, Coffea Arabica ET-39 HiFi, whole genome shotgun sequence contains the following coding sequences:
- the LOC113693514 gene encoding serine/threonine-protein phosphatase 7 long form homolog: MMIDHALITSLVERWRPETHTFHLPVGETTITLQDIEVLRGLPTDGPPVTGIDTSHTIEEWKNLCEELLGFPPMMSDFDGQRLKLGCLSRVLDVELPSDAPDVQCRQRARIYLLLLLGGHLLSDKSGNKVPLLYMPLLRDLETVGQYSWGSAVLATLYRSLCAATSPLRSSIAGPLVLLQLWAWERIPTMRPDRVQPLEHYPGPYGARWNVQLDLHRVARHVVSIFRDQLTGLRDLQFIWQPYSEDVLASLPAYCTAGRAIWRSVTYLICWGVVEPHLPYRVMRQFGYHQSVPDMRLTKNQAALHSLDRRGKGNQNWITTHGAYIDVWTDRHSHVEDGVVAEDPRYPSDEYRQWYRERTVLYVSNPTRQLAFPEGFQGDSARAQYLVYYMAETSVIQSDEQHANYFNAMKDFASMTLETHGGGRRRRFRSPEPTVQTGFATSSQATEHPCTSTGPIAHSRSPVSMAEFTTNTDLHHGSGEQHVGGIDAGQGTQALDARLESQITQVDIVMPAQPRRTQRVHKPRGCGTHGKLGHH; this comes from the exons ATGATGATTGATCATGCGTTGATCACTAGTTTAGTGGAGCGGTGGCGCCCCGAGACTCATACATTCCATCTCCCCGTTGGGGAGACGACGATTACCTTACAGGATATAGAGGTCCTGCGGGGCCTACCCACAGATGGACCTCCAGTTACAGGGATAGATACGTCTCATACCATTGAGGAGTGGAAAAATTTATGTGAGGAGTTGCTTGGTTTCCCTCCAATGATGTCCGATTTTGATGGACAACGGCTCAAATTGGGGTGTTTATCTAGAGTATTAGATGTAGAGCTGCCATCGGATGCCCCGGATGTCCAATGTCGACAGCGGGCCCGCATATACCTACTTCTGCTGTTAGGGGGCCATTTATTGTCCGATAAATCCGGCAATAAAGTCCCGCTATTGTATATGCCATTATTACGAGACTTGGAAACTGTTGGACAATACAGTTGGGGCAGTGCGGTTTTGGCGACTCTGTATCGTTCATTATGTGCCGCAACATCTCCCTTAAGATCTTCTATCGCCGGACCATTAGTTTTGCTACAG CTATGGGCGTGGGAACGGATACCTACAATGCGTCCTGATCGAGTGCAACCGTTAGAGCACTATCCTGGTCCATATGGAGCTCG GTGGAATGTTCAATTAGATCTACACAGAGTAGCGAGACATGTTGTGTCCATATTTCGAGATCAGTTGACAGGCCTACGTGATCTTCAG TTCATATGGCAGCCATATTCGGAGGATGTGCTTGCTTCTCTGCCTGCATATTGTACAGCTGGACGCGCTATTTGGAGATCTGTCACATATCTAATATGTTGGGGAGTTGTCGAGCCACATCTTCCGTATCGCGTCATGAGACAGTTTGGATATCATCAGTCTGTGCCTGATATGagattgaccaaaaatcaagcagCACTACATTCTTTGGATCGTCGTGGCAAGGGGAATCAGAACTGGATAACTACACATGGAGCATACATTGATGTGTGGACTGATCGCCATTCTCATGTGGAAGACGGTGTTGTAGCTGAAGATCCCAGATATCCGTCCGATGAGTATCGTCAGTGGTATCGCGAGCGGACAGTGCTGTATGTTTCAAATCCTACTAGGCAGCTCGCTTTCCCGGAGGGCTTTCAAGGTGATAGCGCCAGAGCTCAATATCTG GTGTATTACATGGCAGAGACCTCTGTAATACAGAGTGACGAACAGCACGCGAATTATTTTAATGCAATGAAGGACTTTGCATCCATGACATTGGAAACT CATGGTGGTGGACGGCGTCGTAGATTCCGATCACCAGAACCCACCGTCCAAACTGGATTTGCTACTAGCTCACAGGCTACTGAGCATCCATGCACCTCTACGGGACCTATTGCTCATTCTAGGTCCCCAGTGTCTATGGCGGAGTTCACGACCAATACAGACTTACATCACGGCAGTGGTGAACAACATGTGGGAGGTATAGATGCAGGCCAAGGTACCCAAGCACTAGATGCCAGACTTGAGTCACAAATTACTCAAGTCGATATAGTGATGCCAGCCCAGCCACGTCGAACACAAAGAGTACACAAACCTCGAGGATGTGGCACTCATGGAAAACTTGGACATCACTGA